In Aminivibrio pyruvatiphilus, a single window of DNA contains:
- a CDS encoding DUF3427 domain-containing protein — translation MENHFLTNYTDQVFLDRIKENLRKCKAFYFSVSFIKKAGLVLLFKDIEAAIERGCFGRVITSTYQNFTDIESLKSFFSLMAKHENFECHLDFESFSNEQYSTLGFHSKGYLFEFDNRYEVIIGSSNITRYALLQNIEWDVAISDSVPTNSFIKAKSEFQTLWETTHPLSSEILNQYANKLHYAIERWDMDYDLENREIKPNFMQRRALKELNRFRAMGLSKALVVAAAGSGKTYLTAFDACNFNPKRLLYVVHEGSILKRSLETFQNVFGSNVSYGVFSGESKDLDANFVFATNLTMSRSLELFKRNEFDYLVVDECHHATAATYKKIISYFEPEFLLGLTATPERMDNQDVFELFDGNVPYELRLRDAIANDLVVPFKYFGIRDTLVEYGLNRNQERRMIAQMADERHCDFICEAIETHRPVGKLKALAFCRNVTHARMMCEALSDRYHTAYLTGKNNVGERIRAYNDLQSDRTELEILFTVDILNEGVDIPGINMVLFLRPTESSTVFTQQLGRGLRKYTGKEYVTVLDFIGNSYRRSVQIAFALSRLAANFVVEKRLMKSLVKDNFMALGLGQYGVEIHIDDLSKEEIVNFLENENFNSLSYLKQDYFNFKKYIGSEHAPKHMDYLNNDCAPDILRFMSVKIDGKKTSSYYNFLRGIQEKDLPVFSDEQILFINYLSSMLPLVRQHEFVMYKCLISGVCNRSAIEHELSENMRNFRNEEAVHAQKYMMESGFISTENDEIKLNAPLDDQYVEYVQDLLVYGLTRYVVDYDDADDFKLWASYRIDQVQLKLCKNPRYTMKGTYVYDGVVYIFASIKKDASIQEHLNYKDKFLQANLFQWECEAGLKPENQQELIQSTKAFLFIRKVESENGIVLPFTFVGTGKLENPRKTDNPRGSLLFDIWIDEPLPDYLQYDFGLSKGMDS, via the coding sequence ATGGAAAACCATTTCCTAACAAACTACACAGATCAAGTCTTTCTGGATCGCATCAAAGAAAACCTACGCAAGTGCAAGGCATTCTATTTCTCGGTGAGTTTTATCAAAAAAGCCGGTTTGGTTTTGTTGTTCAAAGATATAGAAGCCGCAATTGAACGGGGGTGTTTCGGTCGCGTTATCACCTCAACGTATCAGAATTTTACTGATATAGAATCTCTCAAGAGCTTTTTTAGTTTAATGGCAAAACATGAAAACTTCGAGTGCCATCTGGATTTCGAAAGCTTCTCCAATGAGCAGTATTCAACCCTGGGCTTCCACTCAAAGGGGTATCTTTTTGAGTTCGACAACAGATATGAGGTCATTATTGGCTCATCGAACATCACCCGGTACGCTCTTTTGCAAAATATTGAATGGGACGTTGCAATTAGCGACTCCGTCCCAACAAATTCCTTTATTAAGGCCAAGAGCGAATTTCAAACTCTTTGGGAAACAACTCATCCCCTCAGTAGTGAAATTCTCAACCAGTACGCGAATAAATTGCATTACGCCATTGAACGCTGGGATATGGACTATGACCTTGAAAATAGGGAGATAAAGCCAAACTTTATGCAGAGGCGAGCGCTGAAGGAGTTGAATCGCTTTCGAGCGATGGGTTTGTCAAAAGCACTTGTTGTCGCGGCTGCAGGGAGCGGAAAAACCTATCTAACGGCTTTTGATGCTTGTAACTTTAATCCCAAACGTTTGCTGTACGTTGTCCATGAAGGCTCGATTTTAAAGAGGTCGCTGGAGACATTTCAGAATGTTTTCGGTAGTAATGTGAGTTATGGTGTTTTCAGTGGGGAAAGCAAAGATCTGGATGCAAATTTTGTATTCGCGACGAACTTGACCATGAGCCGGTCTCTTGAATTGTTCAAAAGAAACGAATTTGATTACCTCGTAGTCGATGAATGCCACCATGCAACTGCAGCTACTTACAAAAAGATTATTTCCTACTTTGAGCCGGAATTTCTTCTGGGTTTGACAGCAACGCCAGAGCGTATGGACAATCAGGACGTCTTTGAACTGTTTGATGGGAATGTACCCTATGAACTCCGTCTCAGGGACGCTATTGCCAACGATCTGGTTGTACCGTTCAAATATTTCGGGATCCGCGACACACTCGTTGAGTATGGTCTCAATAGAAACCAGGAAAGACGCATGATCGCGCAGATGGCGGACGAAAGGCATTGTGACTTTATATGCGAAGCAATTGAAACCCATCGTCCTGTGGGGAAATTAAAGGCACTTGCTTTCTGCCGGAATGTTACCCACGCCCGAATGATGTGTGAGGCTTTGAGCGACCGCTATCATACAGCCTATTTAACCGGAAAAAACAACGTGGGGGAGAGAATTCGCGCATACAATGATCTGCAAAGTGACAGGACTGAACTGGAAATTCTTTTTACTGTGGATATTTTGAACGAGGGTGTTGATATTCCGGGAATCAACATGGTGTTGTTTCTTCGACCAACGGAGTCATCAACGGTTTTCACTCAGCAACTTGGGCGTGGGCTCAGAAAATACACGGGAAAAGAATACGTGACGGTCCTTGATTTTATTGGAAACAGTTATAGACGTAGTGTGCAAATAGCTTTTGCCCTGAGCCGATTAGCTGCAAATTTTGTTGTGGAAAAGCGGTTGATGAAATCGCTAGTAAAAGACAACTTTATGGCTCTGGGCCTAGGTCAGTACGGTGTGGAAATACATATTGATGATCTCAGTAAAGAGGAAATAGTGAACTTTCTGGAAAACGAGAACTTCAATAGCCTTTCCTATTTAAAACAAGACTATTTTAACTTCAAGAAGTATATCGGATCAGAACATGCCCCCAAGCATATGGACTACCTTAATAATGATTGTGCACCGGATATATTGCGTTTCATGAGCGTCAAAATTGATGGCAAGAAGACGAGCTCGTATTATAATTTCCTTCGAGGTATACAGGAAAAAGATTTGCCTGTTTTTTCTGATGAGCAAATTCTCTTCATCAACTACCTCTCCTCCATGCTGCCCCTCGTTCGTCAGCACGAATTCGTGATGTACAAATGTTTGATAAGTGGAGTTTGCAACCGCTCCGCGATAGAACATGAGCTTTCAGAAAATATGAGAAACTTCCGGAATGAAGAGGCTGTACACGCTCAAAAGTATATGATGGAATCTGGTTTTATCTCGACCGAAAACGATGAAATTAAGCTGAATGCACCATTAGATGACCAGTATGTCGAGTATGTTCAAGATTTGTTGGTTTATGGACTGACTCGTTATGTTGTTGATTATGACGATGCTGACGATTTTAAGTTATGGGCAAGTTACCGCATCGATCAGGTTCAGCTCAAGCTTTGCAAAAACCCGAGATATACAATGAAGGGAACCTATGTCTATGATGGCGTCGTCTACATTTTTGCTTCGATAAAAAAAGATGCCAGTATTCAGGAGCATTTGAATTATAAGGACAAATTTCTGCAGGCAAACTTGTTTCAATGGGAATGCGAAGCAGGTCTTAAGCCTGAGAATCAGCAAGAACTGATCCAAAGTACAAAAGCCTTTTTGTTTATTCGGAAAGTCGAATCGGAAAATGGCATCGTGCTTCCCTTCACCTTTGTGGGTACTGGTAAGCTTGAGAACCCGAGAAAAACTGATAATCCAAGAGGTTCGTTACTCTTTGATATCTGGATTGACGAACCTCTTCCCGACTACCTTCAATACGATTTCGGCCTCTCGAAAGGAATGGACTCATGA
- a CDS encoding IS1634 family transposase — protein sequence MASIVFQKDKRSGITYAYESVSYWDKEKKQSRAKRTLVGRVDEKTGEISPTDGRGRKKRAGETAAKPGPVPATRTARLFYGATWLFDAIGEQLGITEDLKRCFPKTFRQILSIAYYLILEDKNPLYRFEKWSTLHKHPCGESITSQRSSELFASITEEGKNEFFRLQGRRRLENEFWAYDITSISSCSECLRQVLYGNNKENDRLPQLNLALVFGESSGLPFYYGKMAGNIPDVKTVKLLLSELDILGYSKVKLVMDRGFYSEDNLNALFREHVKFLIAGKMSLSFVRQNLEPIYGQFRSYDRFNDTYGLYCHTVQAEWNYRQYRPYKGDTVSEPRRIYVHYYYNIDRAAEEEKAFDRRLIALRNELESGKRVPEHEAGYSRYFDIRTAPKRGIRVTVREEAVAKEKELLGFFALLTNETMDAVTALELYRNKDLVEKAFGNLKERLNMRRTLVSSEQSLEGKLFVEFIALIYLSYIKKRMQDTGLFRDYTLQGLLDKLDVIECFEHPGQRLLVGEVLEKQKQIYVALGVPPPGSL from the coding sequence ATGGCAAGCATTGTCTTCCAGAAGGACAAACGCTCCGGGATCACCTACGCCTATGAATCGGTCTCCTACTGGGACAAGGAAAAAAAGCAGTCACGGGCGAAGCGGACCCTGGTCGGCCGGGTCGATGAAAAAACAGGCGAGATCAGTCCCACCGACGGCAGGGGACGAAAGAAAAGAGCCGGGGAGACAGCGGCCAAGCCCGGCCCCGTTCCGGCCACCCGGACCGCGAGGCTCTTCTACGGTGCGACCTGGCTCTTCGATGCCATCGGGGAACAGCTGGGCATCACCGAGGACCTGAAGAGGTGCTTCCCGAAGACCTTCAGGCAGATCCTGTCCATAGCCTACTACCTTATTCTGGAGGACAAGAACCCGCTCTACCGGTTCGAGAAGTGGAGCACCCTTCACAAACACCCCTGCGGGGAGAGCATCACCTCCCAGCGCAGCAGCGAGCTCTTCGCGTCCATCACGGAAGAAGGGAAGAACGAGTTCTTCAGGCTTCAGGGGAGACGCCGTCTGGAGAATGAGTTCTGGGCTTATGACATCACCTCCATATCAAGCTGCTCCGAGTGCCTCAGGCAGGTTCTCTACGGCAACAACAAGGAGAACGACCGTCTGCCCCAGTTGAACCTGGCCCTTGTCTTCGGCGAAAGCTCCGGGCTTCCTTTCTACTACGGCAAGATGGCCGGGAACATCCCCGACGTGAAGACGGTCAAGCTTCTTCTGTCGGAGCTGGACATTCTCGGATACTCAAAGGTCAAGCTGGTCATGGACAGGGGGTTCTACAGCGAGGACAACCTCAACGCCCTCTTCAGGGAGCATGTCAAGTTCCTGATCGCGGGGAAGATGTCCCTGTCCTTCGTCAGGCAGAATCTGGAACCCATATACGGGCAGTTCCGCTCCTACGACCGCTTCAACGACACGTACGGGCTCTACTGCCATACGGTGCAGGCCGAATGGAACTACAGGCAATACCGTCCGTACAAGGGGGATACTGTCTCGGAGCCGAGGCGCATCTACGTGCACTACTACTACAACATCGACAGGGCGGCCGAGGAAGAGAAGGCCTTCGACCGCCGGCTGATCGCCCTCAGGAACGAACTCGAGTCGGGCAAAAGGGTTCCGGAGCACGAGGCCGGGTACAGCAGGTACTTCGACATCAGGACCGCACCCAAACGGGGGATCAGAGTCACCGTCAGGGAGGAAGCTGTGGCCAAAGAGAAAGAGCTGTTAGGTTTCTTCGCCCTGCTCACCAACGAGACCATGGACGCAGTCACCGCCCTTGAGCTCTACCGCAACAAGGACCTGGTCGAGAAGGCCTTCGGCAACCTCAAGGAGCGGCTCAACATGAGGCGAACTCTTGTTTCTTCGGAACAAAGCCTCGAAGGCAAACTGTTCGTTGAGTTCATCGCCCTGATTTACCTGTCGTACATAAAGAAGCGGATGCAGGATACGGGCCTGTTCAGGGACTACACCCTTCAGGGACTTCTGGATAAACTTGATGTGATCGAATGCTTTGAGCATCCGGGGCAAAGACTGCTTGTCGGCGAAGTTTTGGAGAAACAGAAACAAATCTATGTCGCGCTGGGTGTTCCGCCTCCAGGCTCGTTATGA
- the istA gene encoding IS21 family transposase, whose amino-acid sequence MSDFLTIVRAVYSGLSQRKVAATHGVSRNTVSLYLRKARDQGWLTLKDLDALDDTAVTQGLLQITAPSRDATFKMPDFDYVHAELAKPHVTLKLLWEEYVEQCRQSSERFYMETQFRRYYHLHARVHKATIRLEHKPAFSLEVDWAGARIAFFDAESGKMSQASLFVAVLPCSGIIYAEPFRDEKMPSWISGHVNAFQYFGGVPKTVIPDNLKSGVKRSDFYEPDLNRTYQEMAAYYGTVILPARVRKPKDKASAENAVLISSRKIIAKLRNIRILSFPDLQQHVRTALEHVNSAPLTGKSESRWTSFLAEEKDCLYVKFS is encoded by the coding sequence TTGTCAGATTTTCTCACCATTGTCCGGGCCGTTTACAGCGGCCTGAGTCAGCGCAAGGTCGCCGCTACGCACGGGGTGTCCAGAAACACGGTGTCGCTGTATCTGCGAAAGGCACGGGATCAAGGCTGGCTCACCCTGAAAGACCTGGACGCATTGGACGACACCGCCGTGACGCAAGGCTTGCTGCAAATCACCGCCCCGTCACGAGACGCAACCTTCAAGATGCCCGACTTCGACTATGTGCATGCTGAACTGGCCAAGCCCCATGTCACCCTGAAGCTGCTCTGGGAGGAGTACGTTGAACAATGCCGCCAAAGCAGCGAGCGCTTTTACATGGAGACGCAATTCCGGCGGTACTACCATCTGCATGCCAGGGTTCACAAGGCAACCATCCGGCTGGAGCACAAACCCGCGTTCTCGCTCGAAGTGGACTGGGCCGGCGCAAGGATTGCCTTCTTCGACGCGGAGAGCGGAAAGATGTCTCAGGCTTCGTTGTTCGTAGCCGTTCTGCCGTGCAGCGGGATCATCTACGCCGAGCCGTTCCGCGACGAGAAGATGCCCTCCTGGATTTCCGGTCACGTCAACGCCTTTCAATATTTCGGCGGCGTTCCCAAGACGGTTATCCCCGACAATCTGAAAAGCGGCGTCAAACGCTCCGATTTCTACGAGCCCGACCTGAACAGGACATATCAGGAGATGGCTGCCTATTACGGAACGGTCATACTGCCCGCTCGAGTCCGCAAGCCCAAGGACAAGGCGTCCGCGGAAAACGCCGTATTGATTTCGTCGCGAAAAATCATCGCAAAGCTCCGCAACATCCGGATCCTGTCCTTCCCGGACCTGCAGCAGCACGTCCGCACTGCCCTCGAGCATGTCAATTCCGCGCCCTTGACCGGGAAAAGCGAGAGCCGCTGGACATCTTTTCTCGCCGAAGAAAAGGATTGCCTTTATGTAAAGTTTTCATAA
- a CDS encoding DUF6935 domain-containing protein — MKRILLWGLVIGALLFGVYGEAMAALPKDYREFKARYQEEGRTMEGAAHLYFEAVFSYLNESTRAEGAKMLRYAMYLPMPLEQSNNYRTFVERLNDSDFHYIFRSFAAGTTPENSYAMSPHNFKLDFVSKRKESDFIQLFLRSSGADSPRSLWMQEQNGLWYTINNASTYAQVREPKTAVDARRNAHDADYDVLLPKPEQEKTN, encoded by the coding sequence ATGAAAAGAATTTTGCTTTGGGGATTGGTTATCGGGGCTTTGCTTTTCGGGGTGTACGGCGAGGCCATGGCCGCACTTCCGAAGGACTATCGGGAGTTCAAAGCGCGCTACCAGGAAGAGGGACGCACCATGGAGGGAGCGGCGCACCTTTATTTCGAGGCGGTGTTCAGCTATTTGAACGAAAGCACCCGGGCGGAGGGGGCTAAAATGCTGCGCTATGCCATGTATCTGCCCATGCCCCTCGAACAGTCTAATAACTACAGGACTTTCGTCGAACGTCTGAATGATAGCGATTTTCACTATATTTTCCGAAGCTTCGCCGCAGGGACGACGCCGGAAAACAGCTATGCCATGTCTCCCCATAATTTTAAGCTCGATTTTGTTTCGAAGAGAAAAGAATCTGATTTCATCCAACTTTTTCTGAGGAGTTCCGGCGCGGACAGCCCCCGGTCGCTCTGGATGCAGGAGCAGAACGGCCTGTGGTATACCATAAACAATGCATCGACCTATGCGCAGGTCCGTGAACCCAAGACGGCTGTTGACGCGCGGCGCAATGCCCATGACGCCGATTACGACGTATTGCTGCCGAAGCCGGAGCAAGAAAAAACAAACTAG
- a CDS encoding transposase: protein MTPILHHAGSDDDTLCSAAAFFHTFGISGLFNRSARTGKGIPPVRILQFLFALVFLRKTFFEMVRENCLPWGKDTFYRFLSESRINWRRFLLLVAKRLLDTFFLPLTTERRDRVLILDDSMYSRNRSKKVELLSKCYDHCAHRYFRGFRMLSLGWSDGRSFLPLAFSLLGSAKEEKRFFGAADTDGRTSGARRRKEAVMKTSEAALILLDAALQNGIKADFLLFDSWFATNQFLHSVHRKGVRSIAMAKDFNSLQFLAVQKDGTKKRMKLADLYQQASPGLDRKDIPGSVLVEVDSGKDSQEAPLPVKVVFVRNRKNGAKREWLAVLCTDTSVPDEEVVRIYGKRWSIEVFFKACKSMLRLGKEFQTRSYDSLVAHTSIVFLRYMMLSFELRRSEDDRAYGELFCRFCEELEDISFVASLALLLEMLKSAVRAGIALTETILEGMFVEFVRKTPRFLRNKMGVLTAFSMS from the coding sequence GTGACTCCCATTTTACATCATGCCGGCTCTGACGACGATACTCTTTGTTCCGCCGCAGCGTTTTTTCACACCTTCGGCATCTCAGGGCTCTTCAACCGCTCAGCCAGGACAGGAAAGGGAATTCCCCCCGTCAGGATCCTGCAGTTTCTCTTCGCCCTCGTCTTCCTCAGGAAGACCTTCTTCGAGATGGTGCGCGAGAACTGCCTGCCCTGGGGCAAGGACACGTTCTACCGCTTCCTCTCGGAATCTCGGATCAACTGGAGGCGCTTCCTCCTGCTCGTCGCGAAGAGGCTTCTCGACACCTTCTTTCTCCCTCTCACGACGGAGAGAAGAGACCGGGTCCTGATCCTCGACGATTCCATGTACTCGAGGAACAGAAGCAAAAAGGTGGAACTTCTGTCGAAATGCTACGACCACTGTGCTCACCGATACTTCAGAGGTTTCCGCATGCTCTCCCTCGGCTGGTCCGACGGAAGGTCCTTTCTGCCCCTGGCATTCTCCCTTCTCGGTTCGGCCAAGGAGGAGAAACGATTCTTCGGAGCCGCGGACACCGACGGAAGAACATCGGGGGCACGGAGACGGAAAGAAGCGGTGATGAAGACGTCGGAAGCGGCCCTTATCCTTCTTGACGCTGCGCTCCAGAACGGCATAAAGGCCGACTTTCTTCTCTTCGATTCCTGGTTTGCCACCAACCAGTTTCTGCACTCCGTGCACAGGAAAGGCGTCCGCTCCATCGCCATGGCCAAGGACTTCAATTCCCTGCAGTTCCTGGCAGTGCAGAAGGACGGAACGAAGAAGCGGATGAAGCTCGCAGACCTCTACCAGCAGGCCTCCCCGGGATTGGATAGAAAGGATATCCCCGGTTCCGTGCTCGTGGAGGTAGACAGCGGGAAGGACTCCCAGGAAGCTCCCCTGCCGGTCAAGGTCGTGTTCGTGAGAAACAGGAAGAACGGGGCAAAGCGGGAGTGGCTGGCCGTTCTGTGCACCGATACTTCCGTTCCCGACGAAGAAGTTGTCCGGATCTACGGGAAGCGCTGGTCCATAGAGGTCTTCTTCAAGGCCTGTAAGAGCATGCTCCGCCTGGGGAAAGAATTCCAGACCAGAAGCTACGATTCCCTGGTGGCCCATACGAGCATTGTCTTCCTGAGATACATGATGCTCTCCTTCGAGTTGAGACGGTCTGAGGATGACCGGGCGTACGGTGAACTATTCTGCCGGTTTTGCGAAGAGCTGGAAGATATATCCTTCGTCGCGTCGCTCGCTCTCCTTCTGGAGATGCTGAAATCCGCCGTCCGGGCCGGAATCGCCCTGACAGAAACCATCCTGGAGGGGATGTTCGTGGAATTCGTACGGAAAACGCCCCGCTTCCTGAGGAATAAAATGGGCGTTTTAACTGCTTTTTCCATGTCATGA
- a CDS encoding very short patch repair endonuclease: MDRISKEVRSRVMASIRGKDTKPEMALRLALHSLGFRYRVHVGGLPGSPDIVLSRYKAVIFVNGCFWHLHGCGYARVPKERVVFWESKFRRNKARDASNVEALLAAGWRVLIVWECAFGKKGSRERDSLLSETADWIRSSEKYREIPHFPPE; the protein is encoded by the coding sequence ATGGATAGGATTAGTAAGGAGGTACGTTCCCGTGTTATGGCCTCCATACGGGGCAAGGATACCAAACCCGAAATGGCGCTGAGGCTTGCCCTGCATTCCCTCGGTTTCCGATACCGTGTGCATGTGGGGGGATTGCCAGGGAGCCCTGATATTGTCCTCTCCAGGTATAAGGCTGTCATCTTCGTTAACGGTTGTTTCTGGCACCTGCACGGTTGCGGTTATGCAAGGGTTCCCAAGGAACGGGTGGTTTTCTGGGAAAGCAAGTTCCGCAGGAACAAGGCAAGGGATGCGAGCAATGTTGAAGCTCTTCTGGCGGCTGGATGGCGTGTCTTAATCGTCTGGGAGTGCGCATTCGGCAAAAAAGGATCTCGGGAAAGGGACTCCCTCCTTTCGGAAACCGCTGACTGGATACGTTCGAGTGAAAAATACAGGGAAATCCCGCATTTCCCTCCTGAATGA
- a CDS encoding (deoxy)nucleoside triphosphate pyrophosphohydrolase, which translates to MIEVVAALIRNGDKFLICRRPADKARPLLWEFVGGKVEPGETAEDALVRECREELAVTLSVGGVFMDVVHEYPDITIHLTVFNASIAEGTPRKIEHSDIRWITPGDIPHYEFCPADADILEQLMA; encoded by the coding sequence ATGATCGAAGTGGTGGCAGCCCTTATCCGGAACGGGGATAAATTCCTGATCTGCCGGCGTCCGGCGGACAAGGCCCGTCCCCTGCTGTGGGAATTCGTCGGCGGGAAGGTGGAGCCGGGCGAAACGGCCGAGGACGCCCTGGTCCGGGAATGTCGGGAGGAGCTTGCGGTGACCCTCTCGGTGGGGGGAGTGTTCATGGACGTGGTCCACGAGTACCCGGACATTACCATCCACCTGACCGTTTTCAACGCGTCCATTGCCGAGGGGACGCCCCGGAAGATCGAGCACAGCGACATCCGCTGGATCACCCCCGGGGACATCCCCCACTACGAGTTCTGCCCCGCGGACGCGGATATCCTGGAGCAGCTGATGGCCTGA
- a CDS encoding N-acyl-D-amino-acid deacylase family protein: protein MADFDLVIRNARIVDGTGTPWYRGDAGVRDGVIEAVGTLPPGVPCASEIDAGGEVLAPGFIDMHTHNDFLLLGDGAGASKLRQGVTTILVGQCGISAAPIRDERVSLLDAYTGFIRAGVTPEWNWRSFAEYLDVLDGLDLGLNVGSFVGHGTIRLNVLGFENRLPSPDELREMREMARAALEEGAFGMTSGLIYPPGVYSASGEVEEIARGLTERRGLYLSHMRNESSGVVESVRETIAVAERAGIPAQVLHHKATGRANHGKVRETLALLEEARARGVDMTVDQYPYTAGSTTLRSILPPWVNEGGLEKLMERLRDPVLRERIRQEILTTDGWENMLMSCGGPEGVLVAYTPETPEFEGKRLPEIGEMTGRDPLDAAFEVILANRGSDTACYFHMDEDDVKYVLAHPLVMVASDTIPPAPGAKCHPRTNGAFPRVLGRYVREEKVLGLEEAVRKMSGFPAARLGLQKKGLVKPGMDADLVLFNPDTVRDGATFEDPFGEPEGISSVFVAGKVAVKNGVFTGATAGKVLRRS from the coding sequence GTGGCTGATTTTGACCTTGTGATACGGAACGCGCGGATAGTGGACGGGACGGGGACGCCCTGGTACAGGGGCGACGCGGGGGTGCGGGACGGCGTGATCGAGGCCGTGGGGACCCTTCCGCCCGGAGTGCCCTGCGCTTCGGAGATCGACGCGGGGGGCGAGGTGCTGGCTCCCGGTTTCATCGACATGCACACCCACAACGATTTCCTTCTGCTCGGGGATGGTGCGGGGGCGTCCAAGCTCAGGCAGGGGGTCACCACCATCCTGGTGGGGCAGTGCGGCATCAGCGCCGCCCCCATCCGGGACGAGCGGGTGTCCCTCCTGGATGCCTACACGGGCTTCATCAGGGCGGGAGTGACGCCGGAGTGGAACTGGAGGTCCTTCGCCGAATACCTTGACGTGCTGGATGGGCTGGACCTCGGGCTCAACGTGGGGTCCTTCGTGGGGCACGGGACGATCCGCCTGAACGTTCTGGGATTCGAAAACCGCCTTCCCTCGCCGGACGAGCTGCGGGAGATGAGGGAGATGGCCCGGGCCGCTCTGGAGGAAGGGGCCTTCGGCATGACCAGCGGCCTGATTTATCCTCCCGGGGTGTACTCCGCTTCCGGAGAGGTGGAGGAGATCGCCCGGGGGCTGACGGAGCGGCGGGGGCTGTATCTTTCCCACATGCGGAACGAGTCGTCCGGGGTGGTGGAATCCGTGCGGGAGACCATCGCCGTGGCGGAGAGGGCGGGAATCCCGGCGCAGGTCCTCCATCACAAGGCCACCGGGCGGGCAAACCACGGAAAGGTGAGGGAGACCCTTGCCCTGCTGGAAGAGGCCCGGGCGCGGGGGGTGGACATGACCGTGGACCAGTATCCCTACACCGCCGGCAGCACCACCCTCCGGAGCATCCTGCCGCCGTGGGTGAACGAGGGCGGCCTGGAGAAGCTGATGGAGCGGCTCCGGGATCCCGTCCTCCGGGAGCGCATCCGGCAGGAGATCCTGACGACGGACGGCTGGGAGAACATGCTGATGAGCTGCGGCGGCCCGGAGGGTGTCCTGGTGGCCTATACCCCGGAGACGCCGGAATTCGAGGGGAAGAGGCTGCCCGAAATCGGGGAGATGACGGGCCGAGATCCCCTTGACGCCGCCTTCGAGGTGATCCTGGCGAACCGCGGCTCCGACACGGCGTGCTACTTCCACATGGACGAGGATGACGTGAAGTACGTGCTGGCCCATCCCCTGGTGATGGTGGCCTCCGACACGATCCCCCCCGCGCCGGGGGCGAAGTGCCATCCCCGGACCAACGGGGCCTTCCCGAGGGTCCTGGGCAGGTATGTCCGGGAAGAAAAGGTGCTGGGCCTGGAGGAGGCGGTGCGGAAGATGAGCGGCTTCCCCGCGGCCCGGCTCGGCCTGCAGAAGAAGGGGCTGGTGAAGCCCGGCATGGATGCCGACCTGGTGCTCTTCAACCCGGACACTGTGAGGGACGGCGCCACCTTCGAGGATCCCTTCGGGGAGCCGGAAGGAATTTCTTCTGTCTTCGTCGCCGGGAAGGTCGCGGTGAAAAACGGTGTTTTCACGGGAGCGACGGCGGGGAAAGTGCTGCGGAGGAGCTGA
- a CDS encoding PDZ domain-containing protein: MKKFTFLVLLMALFSTPAMAATIYTTTINETTIPRVQDVILEIMMGKNFYIDDVDANKVIVGKNFGDGIWVPTTFCKVKFNLLERDGNVKVMVTQTDTVGVVSRQRPIDHLVPFIQEIKNTIDGTPVAHISSEAVNQLPGSGNVREKALGIRLGAKLENGHIVIKDIDSASIAADAGLVAGDRIVEVNGRPSKDFDVNALQSYLANKSAQKSAIFLVYARDGKEHLVTLKE, from the coding sequence ATGAAAAAATTCACTTTCCTTGTCCTTCTGATGGCTCTTTTCTCCACGCCCGCCATGGCAGCCACAATTTATACAACCACCATCAACGAGACAACCATACCCCGGGTTCAGGACGTTATTCTGGAAATCATGATGGGGAAAAATTTCTATATCGACGACGTGGACGCCAACAAGGTCATTGTCGGCAAAAACTTCGGGGACGGCATTTGGGTTCCGACAACCTTCTGCAAGGTCAAATTCAATTTGCTCGAGAGAGACGGGAACGTGAAAGTGATGGTCACCCAGACAGACACGGTCGGGGTCGTTTCGAGACAGCGTCCGATTGACCATCTGGTCCCCTTTATCCAGGAAATCAAAAACACAATTGACGGCACTCCCGTTGCGCACATTTCCAGCGAAGCCGTCAATCAGCTCCCCGGCTCCGGAAATGTGCGGGAAAAGGCCCTTGGAATCCGCCTGGGAGCAAAACTGGAAAATGGCCATATCGTCATCAAGGACATCGATTCAGCGAGTATCGCCGCCGATGCCGGACTCGTTGCCGGAGACCGTATTGTCGAGGTGAATGGACGCCCGTCAAAGGATTTTGACGTGAACGCCCTTCAATCGTATCTTGCAAACAAGTCCGCCCAGAAATCCGCAATCTTTCTCGTGTATGCGAGAGACGGAAAGGAACATCTGGTTACCCTGAAAGAGTGA